In Leishmania mexicana MHOM/GT/2001/U1103 complete genome, chromosome 24, a genomic segment contains:
- a CDS encoding putative UDP-galactose transporter, with amino-acid sequence MASFPSPLWVRRYVLNFNAMALVLLAVQNAGFIILMGYIQQRIAASNREAAHAGMRPLKAFAGSHFMATGEILKLVISIAWCSVHVLLEMQKDAESPPLLHGSSDGTSKAAKSSEASIFLIRDEDASVSSSLENWSSSQGPTPIYVSGCETLQASKKLTKDLEVALGGAAEPTATTVPLRVLFARRRFAGVFLSRMRHAIGLDHKYKETLLMIVPAIVYAIQGLLLIYSLKLLDPTVFQVLYQVRILFLAVMMRVVLDFRLSPIRWGALVALMFGITLAQMGAQSARADITTSKADDAARSEMENAAATEKTSSTWSMEGTLAALAGGFLSAFSGVFMEFVVKKRGSQFHLSARNTHLAFFSVVYFFIVFLCEIFQPEEGAGGVDEFASTFFDGFTGLVWFLVVLQAIGGILVALVVRYCDNIVKSFSTAFAIVLSGTASVYLFHTPLNGSFLMGSLLVLTSITMYTMSE; translated from the coding sequence ATGGCCAGCTTTCCTTCGCCACTGTGGGTGCGGCGCTACGTGCTCAACTTCAATGCcatggcgctggtgctgctcgcggTGCAGAACGCCGGTTTTATAATCTTGATGGGATACATTCAGCAGCGGATTGCAGCTTCTAATCGGGaggcagcacacgcagggATGAGGCCGCTAAAAGCATTTGCCGGGTCTCATTTCATGGCCACCGGCGAGATCCTAAAGCTCGTCATCTCCATTGCCTGGTGCAGCGTTCATGTCCTGCTCGAGATGCAGAAAGACGCCGAGTCACCACCGCTCCTccatggcagcagcgacggtaCGAGCAAGGCAGCCAAGTCGTCTGAAGCGAGCATCTTCCTCATACGTGATGAAGACGCGTCTGTCAGCTCGTCCTTAGAGAACTGGTCATCATCTCAAGGGCCCACGCCAATCTACGTCAGTGGTTGTGAGACACTGCAGGCGAGCAAGAAGCTAACGAAGGATCTGGAAGTGGCGTTAGGGGGGGCTGCTGAACCAACGGCAACTACGGTCCCGCTGCGGGTTCTGTTTGCCCGAAGGAGGTTCGCCGGTGTATTTCTGAGCCGCATGCGCCATGCCATCGGGCTGGACCACAAGTACAAGGAGACACTGCTCATGATTGTGCCCGCCATCGTCTACGCTATCCAggggctgctgctcatcTACTCCCTGAAGCTGTTGGACCCGACCGTGTTTCAGGTCCTGTACCAGGTGCGCATCCTCTTCCTGGCGGTGATGATGCGGGTCGTGCTGGACTTCCGTCTCTCGCCGATCCGGTGgggcgcgctggtggcgctgatgTTTGGCATCACGCTGGCACAGATGGGTGCGCAGAGCGCGCGAGCGGATATAACAACCAGTAAGGCAGACGACGCTGCACGATCAGAGATGGAGAACGCTGCGGCGACCGAAAAGACCTCCAGCACGTGGTCAATGGAGGGTACGCTGGCTGCGCTCGCTGGCGGCTTCCTGAGCGCGTTCTCCGGTGTATTCATGGAGTTCGTGGTgaagaagcgcggcagccAGTTTCACCTGTCGGCGCGCAACACCCATCTCGCGTTCTTCTCCGTCGTGTACTTCTTCATTGTGTTCCTGTGCGAGATCTTTCAGCCGGAagagggggcgggcggggtTGATGAGTTCGCAAGCACGTTCTTCGACGGCTTCACCGGGCTGGTGTGGTTcctggtggtgctgcaggcaATTGGCGGGATTCTTGTGGCTCTGGTGGTGCGCTACTGCGACAACATCGTCAAGTCGTTCTCGACGGCGTTCGCGATTGTGCTGAGCGGCACGGCGTCCGTGTATCTGTTCCACACGCCGCTGAACGGGTCGTTTCTGATGGGCTCCCTCCTTGTGCTCACCTCCATCACCATGTACACTATGAGTGAGTGA
- a CDS encoding putative CMP-sialic acid transporter has product MASFPSPLWVRRYVLNFNAMALVLLAVQNAGYLVLISYSQQQGKEYPLAAGGVETDEEEVRTVTFKASHFLATTELVKLFLSLLWCALDEARAMQQERCSADAVTTPTAALLVEGSGRSNIATFAETPKSIADASCQLSHNLDDVIEDMDAESPDHAVPLRVLFARRRFAGVFLSRMRHAIGLDHKYKETLLMIVPAIVYAIQGLLLIYSLKLLDPTVFQVLYQVRILFLAVMMRVVLDFRLSPIRWGALVALMFGITLAQMGAQSARADITTSKADDAARSEMENAAATEKTSSTWSMEGTLAALAGGFLSAFSGVFMEFVVKKRGSQFHLSARNTHLAFFSVVYFFIVFLCEIFQPEEGAGGVDEFASTFFDGFTGLVWFLVVLQAIGGILVALVVRYCDNIVKSFSTAFAIVLSGTASVYLFHTPLNGSFLMGSLLVLTSTTMYALKK; this is encoded by the coding sequence ATGGCCAGCTTTCCTTCGCCACTGTGGGTGCGGCGCTACGTGCTCAACTTCAATGCcatggcgctggtgctgctcgcggTGCAGAACGCTGGATATCTGGTCTTGATAAGCTAttcacagcagcaggggaAAGAGTACCCGCTGGCTGCTGGCGGTGTAGAaacggacgaggaggaggtgcgtaCGGTCACCTTCAAGGCTTCGCACTTTCTCGCCACGACGGAGTTGGTGAAGCTCTTTCTATCTCTCCTGTGGTGCGCCCTGGACGAGGCGCGGGCAATGCAACAGGAGCGCTGTTCTGCCGACGCAGTCACCACACCAACGGCGGCGTTGCTAGTTGAGGGTTCCGGGCGGAGCAATATCGCGACATTTGCCGAGACACCCAAATCGATCGCGGATGCGTCGTGTCAGCTCTCGCACAATCTCGACGACGTCATAGAGGACATGGATGCCGAATCCCCCGATCACGCCGTCCCGCTGCGGGTTCTGTTTGCCCGAAGGAGGTTCGCCGGTGTATTTCTGAGCCGCATGCGCCATGCCATCGGGCTGGACCACAAGTACAAGGAGACACTGCTCATGATTGTGCCCGCCATCGTCTACGCTATCCAggggctgctgctcatcTACTCCCTGAAGCTGTTGGACCCGACCGTGTTTCAGGTCCTGTACCAGGTGCGCATCCTCTTCCTGGCGGTGATGATGCGGGTCGTGCTGGACTTCCGTCTCTCGCCGATCCGGTGgggcgcgctggtggcgctgatgTTTGGCATCACGCTGGCACAGATGGGTGCGCAGAGCGCGCGAGCGGATATAACAACCAGTAAGGCAGACGACGCTGCACGATCAGAGATGGAGAACGCTGCGGCGACCGAAAAGACCTCCAGCACGTGGTCAATGGAGGGTACGCTGGCTGCGCTCGCTGGCGGCTTCCTGAGCGCGTTCTCCGGTGTATTCATGGAGTTCGTGGTgaagaagcgcggcagccAGTTTCACCTGTCGGCGCGCAACACCCATCTCGCGTTCTTCTCCGTCGTGTACTTCTTCATTGTGTTCCTGTGCGAGATCTTTCAGCCGGAagagggggcgggcggggtTGATGAGTTCGCAAGCACGTTCTTCGACGGCTTCACCGGGCTGGTGTGGTTcctggtggtgctgcaggcaATTGGCGGGATTCTTGTGGCTCTGGTGGTGCGCTACTGCGACAACATCGTCAAGTCGTTCTCGACGGCGTTCGCGATTGTGCTGAGCGGCACGGCGTCCGTGTATCTGTTCCACACGCCGCTGAACGGGTCGTTTCTGATGGGCTCCCTCCTTGTgctcacctccaccaccatGTACGCCCTCAAGAAGTAA
- a CDS encoding putative aspartate aminotransferase codes for MLRHLCSSAVVASSAGLAPVSCRRAGSTSYFSGVPRAPPDAIMGIAADFAKDMCPNKVNLCIGVYRDEQNKPFVLESVRKAMSHIVERDMQMDYAPIAGLPSFVNSVQRLCFGKPMLDVQGDRIASAQTLSGTGALHLGVQLLQRSSGGSGTATLHIPSPSYPNHLNILQHLNFEASYYPYYDLKTHRLSIDAMLNYLRQLPAGSVVLLHACAHNPTGCDPTPEEWQQIVAVMHRSDLIPFVDMAYQGFATGDIERDAYVLRALNQQEVPTYLVAQSLAKSFGLYGHRTGALHIRCTTQKEKVNVLSQLQSTIRATYSNPPIFGARIADEILRTPQLRELWKSELNQMSSRLQDVRHRLVAQLRACGSTRDWEYLEKGVGMMSLTGLTEEQVMALQQKYSVYLTRNGRIAFSGLSSENVAYVAQSIHDVSQ; via the coding sequence ATGCTTCGCCACCTGTGCTCTTCTGCCGTCGTGGCCAGCAGTGCTGGCCTGGCTCCGgtcagctgccgccgcgctgggTCGACGAGCTACTTCTCGggcgtgccgcgcgcgcctccagATGCCATCATGGGCATTGCTGCGGACTTCGCCAAAGACATGTGTCCAAACAAGGTGAACCTTTGCATCGGAGTCTACCGTGATGAGCAGAACAAGCCCTTTGTGCTGGAGTCTGTGCGCAAGGCAATGTCGCACATTGTAGAGCGCGACATGCAGATGGACTACGCACCCATCGCGGGTCTGCCATCCTTCGTGAATAGCGTGCAGCGACTATGCTTTGGAAAACCGATGCTGGACGTTCAAGGGGACCGCATCGCCTCGGCGCAGACTCTTAGTGGCACCGGTGCCCTACACCTTGGCGTGCAGCTACTGCAGCGCTCCTCTGGTGGCTCCGGCACCGCGACGCTGCACATCCCGAGCCCCTCCTACCCGAATCACCTGAATATCCTGCAGCATCTAAACTTTGAGGCCAGCTATTACCCGTACTACGACCTGAAGACGCATCGCTTGAGCATCGATGCGATGCTCAACTatctgcgccagctgccCGCCGGCTCCGTCGTCCTGCTGCACGCCTGCGCGCACAACCCGACTGGGTGCGACCCCACGCCAGAGGAATGGCAGCAGATTGTAGCCGTCATGCACCGCAGCGATCTCATTCCGTTTGTCGACATGGCATACCAGGGTTTTGCAACGGGCGACATCGAGCGCGATGCCTACGTCCTGCGCGCGTTGAATCAGCAAGAGGTCCCCACGTACCTGGTGGCCCAGTCGTTGGCAAAGAGCTTTGGTCTCTACGGGCATCGCACTGGCGCCCTGCACATCCGCTGCACCacgcagaaggagaaggtgaaTGTCCtgtcgcagctgcagtcGACGATTCGCGCCACGTACAGCAACCCTCCCATCTTCGGTGCTCGCATCGCAGACGAGATTTTGCGGAccccgcagctgcgcgagttGTGGAAGTCGGAGCTGAACCAGATGTCGAGCCGACTGCAGGATGTTCGGCACCGTCTAGTGGCCCAGCTGCGTGCCTGTGGTTCGACACGCGACTGGGAGTACCTCGAGAAGGGTGTAGGTATGATGTCGCTGACGGGGCTGACGGAGGAGCAGgtgatggcgctgcagcagaagtACAGCGTCTACCTGACGCGCAACGGTCGCATCGCATTTTCTGGACTGAGCTCCGAAAATGTGGCCTACGTCGCCCAGTCCATCCACGATGTGTCCCAGTAG
- a CDS encoding ppg3-related protein-like protein encodes MLQDQDRGRRGKKAHARASSSFDRWLERTQRRGAGAHGSGTEYRSYMDDAGHVDPQGIGQAAPGHRSTHVPLPWSPVPYSVSPPGQHRCLEELEGLLLMQGQYNHIFPAAAVRDEVSYNAISAPRVAPASRTLDMPPCDATSWCSYGGVADSLCGTVDGIAKDGGRSAAMGGSLFLNTPHGHIQERMGRCALPSGGTDATGAISAAEVEAERYIARLEDEVQTLMMEISDKDRCIVLMSAAKDALAVQLQEQTRRGDLISDEIATRQMLSYSFLRTVAFHKTQEESNRALELNTQISVLKYELKLAETMLAQSQSSATAAECQHQQQLLKEKKDEDELARSFSATLRPLLHDEYDRLAQLVSEMPSKVQMIMSTSGRTPHGEGDDVAKDAGAPQQRRLYELLESLLASRGGAAVSPVGAASSAACAPANTPSPWPPALKDADSSHLVRLVSRVCHHHAAMTDLYCAEADRKAALAQYEGDIVRLISGKQSELTWATLYQEKKDEVKHLKEKIMRLRAELRDARGPSQRVVSSGPSACSGVGSAISTRRYEAYAAPYVPPSARLLRSSHDTPERSSISSQVKPRRVAAIKMPIGVLREEARRLGALPAPYYRPLVRRASSSMSSLSVSSSPTNAERKLWIQDQKYEASGRRGGSEEAAVASAVVEVRTVVSSSSHAWSSAASVSRAAPRQLEGGGASPSAQSPPEALIRKGNAIPSAAQSQPRVRDPRRGSETTSQKSISRTVVSSSSSSSCKSEVLPAARALKVATLKRVFAAEEASSSDSLSSASSVSLLSHTKPQRAAAKPTAATAKQQPQTKAVHNSFDDADDGSSDAGAATGTPPKAVVSSKAITSAAAASMHSKKRRTKVESDDDASSANVSMTSLSSVPGKATYGGLSTSARTIQNKGKNVAASKPTHMRRSSFDEDDDGDDGAKDSSSSDSTSAIPAPAPRAKIGSSTARASTAATKPSAGSQAVSTTTNTTPAKPTKLKLPTW; translated from the coding sequence ATGCTGCAAGACCAGGATCGCGGCAGACGGGGCAAGAAAGCGCACGCGCGGGCCTCTTCTTCGTTCGACCGCTGGCTGGAACGAACACAGCGGCGTGGTGCTGGCGCACACGGTAGCGGAACGGAATACCGCTCTTACATGGATGATGCAGGCCACGTCGACCCGCAAGGCATCGGACAGGCTGCACCgggccaccgcagcacccaCGTGCCGCTGCCTTGGTCGCCGGTGCCGTACTCTGTCTCCCCTCCggggcagcaccgctgtcTGGAAGAGCTAGAAGGGCTGCTGCTTATGCAGGGACAGTACAATCATATTTTCCCAGCCGCCGCTGTACGCGACGAGGTGAGCTATAACGCCATCAGCGCACCGCGGGTGGCGCCCGCGAGCCGCACTCTGGATATGCCGCCCTGCGACGCGACATCTTGGTGCTCgtacggcggcgtcgctgacTCGCTCTGCGGCACCGTGGATGGGATTGCCAAGGATGGCGGCCGTTCTGCCGCGATGGGCGGGTCGTTGTTTCTCAACACACCCCACGGCCACATTCAGGAGCGGATGGGCCGCTGTGCGCTAccgagcggcggcaccgatgCGACGGGTGCCATCAGCGCAGCCGAGGTAGAGGCAGAGCGGTATATTGCGCGTCTGGAGGATGAGGTGCAGACGCTGATGATGGAGATCTCTGACAAGGATCGCTGCATTGTCTTGATGTCGGCTGCGAAGGATGCGCTGGCGGttcagctgcaggagcagacgaggagaggggacCTCATCTCAGACGAGATTGCCACGCGGCAGATGCTGAGCTACAGCTTTCTGCGTACGGTGGCGTTTCATAAGACGCAAGAGGAGAGTAACCGGGCACTGGAGCTCAACACCCAAATCTCCGTTCTCAAGTACGAGCTGAAGCTTGCAGAGACCATGCTAGCGCAGTcgcagagcagcgccacggccgctGAATGCCAACACCAACAACAGCTGCTcaaggaaaagaaagacgaagacgagctggcccgctccttctccgccactTTACGGCCTCTCCTGCACGACGAGTACGACCggctcgcgcagctcgtgTCAGAGATGCCAAGCAAAGTGCAGATGATAATGTCTACAAGCGGTCGCACGCCGCACGGCGAGGGGGACGATGTTGCAAAGGATGCGGGGgcgcctcagcagcgacggtTGTACGAATTGCTAGAGTCTCTGCTCGCCtcgcgcggtggcgcggcagtCTCGCCGGTCGGTGCAGCATCATCCGCCGCCTGTGCTCCGGCAAACACTCCATCGCCGTGGCCACCGGCGCTCAAGGACGCGGACTCGTCGCACCTTGTTCGCCTTGTCTCCCGCGTGTGCCACCATCATGCTGCTATGACGGATCTCTACTGTGCCGAGGCCGACCGAaaggcggcgttggcgcagTATGAGGGTGACATTGTGCGCCTCATCAGTGGTAAGCAAAGCGAGCTTACCTGGGCAACGCTGTATCAGGAGAAGAAGGATGAGGTGAAGCATCTGAAGGAGAAGATAATGCGCCTGCGGGCAGAGCTGCGGGATGCAAGAGGGCCGAGTCAACGCGtcgtcagcagcggcccAAGTGCGTGTAGCGGGGTGGGTAGCGCCATCAGCACGCGGAGATACGAGGCGTACGCTGCGCCGTACGTGCCTCCTTCCGCGAGGCTGCTAAGGTCGTCGCATGATACGCCAGAACGCTCCTCTATCTCATCGCAGGTGAAGCCTCGAAGAGTTGCTGCCATCAAGATGCCGATCGGCGTACTGAGAGAAGAGGCTCGGCGCCTCGGGGCCCTGCCGGCGCCGTACTACCGGCCTCTCGTCAGGCGCGCATCCTCGTCAATGAGCTCCCTCTCCGTATCAAGCAGCCCGACGAATGCGGAACGGAAGCTGTGGATTCAGGACCAAAAATATGAGGcgagcggcaggcgcggtGGTTCTGAggaggcggctgtggcgtCTGCTGTTGTCGAAGTGCGCACTGTTGTCAGCAGCTCGAGTCACGCATGGAGCTCAGCTGCGTCCGTCAGTCGAGCCGCGCCACGTCAGTTggaaggcggaggtgcgtcgccgtcggcacAGTCGCCCCCGGAAGCGCTGATACGTAAAGGCAACGCGATACCCTCTGCTgcgcagtcgcagccgcGGGTGCGTGATCCGAGACGAGGCTCAGAGACCACGAGTCAGAAGAGTATTTCACGAACGGTTGtctccagctcctcgtcctcgtcatgTAAAAGTGAGGTGCTCCCCGCTGCCCGCGCGCTGAAGGTGGCAACGTTGAAGCGCGTCTtcgcggcggaggaggcgagtAGCTCGGACTCCTTatcctcggcctcctccgtATCTTTACTCAGCCACACCAAGCCACAGAGGGCGGCTGCCAAGcccacagcggcgacggcgaagcagcagccccaAACGAAGGCAGTGCACAACTCCTTTGACGATGCCGACGACGGCTCGAGCGACGCGGGAGCAGCGACCGGTACGCCTCCCAAGGCGGTCGTGTCCAGCAAGGCGATCAcctcggccgccgcggcgtccaTGCACTCAAAGAAGCGACGCACAAAGGTAGAGAGCGACGATGACGCGTCTTCTGCCAACGTCAGTATGACGTCGCTCTCGTCCGTGCCTGGGAAGGCCACATACGGCGGCCTCAGCACCTCCGCGCGCACGATCCAAAATAAGGGCAAAAACGTCGCCGCCTCCAAGCCGACCCACATGCGGAGGTCATCCTttgacgaggacgacgacggcgacgacggagccaaagacagcagcagctccgacaGCACCTCGGCCATCCCGGCTCCTGCACCACGCGCCAAGATCGGCTCGAGCACGGCAAGGGCCTCCACCGCGGCAACGAAGCCGTCAGCAGGAAGCCAAGCGGTGTCTACtaccaccaacaccacacCTGCGAAGCCAACCAAGCTGAAACTTCCCACATGGTGA